From Miscanthus floridulus cultivar M001 chromosome 15, ASM1932011v1, whole genome shotgun sequence, the proteins below share one genomic window:
- the LOC136508665 gene encoding auxin-responsive protein SAUR76-like, with amino-acid sequence MNRFRNVVLRKCKSLSRVAGRPSASSYSYSSLRSMSTRDAAAAVVDDGAAHDADDTPVRGGGCAVAVLVGRSRRRYVISAKHLSHPLIAALIDDDGRRKDQPIAVNCEVVLFDHLLWMLDNAVDLHDEDDDDAMRELAQLYAC; translated from the coding sequence GTGCAAGAGCCTGTCACGGGTAGCAGGGCGGCCGAGCGCGTCGTCGTACTCGTACAGCAGCCTCCGGTCCATGTCCACAcgggacgccgccgccgcggtcgTCGACGACGGCGCCGCCCATGATGCCGACGACACGCCTGTGCGCGGCGGTGGCTGCGCGGTGGCAGTGTTGGTGGGCAGGTCGCGGCGGCGGTACGTGATCAGCGCGAAGCACCTCAGCCACCCGCTGATTGCCGCGCTCATCGACGACGACGGGCGGCGGAAGGATCAGCCCATCGCCGTCAACTGCGAGGTGGTGCTGTTCGACCACCTGCTGTGGATGCTGGACAACGCCGTCGACCTccacgacgaggacgacgacgacgccatGAGGGAGCTGGCCCAGCTCTACGCGTGCTGA